The segment AGTTTTCAAATCAGTATAGATTAAGGAGAAATACAGATGACCAAAATCAAGTATGGTTTGCCAACTTGGGAAGTCTGGGAAGTCTGTTCGGACTTCTCTGACGACTCAAACAGAGCCTCCCGGAGTGGGTGGGTACAAAGGTGTAAGATAAGTTGTAACATCTCGGATTGCATTGCTTACCATCTGAACAAAGTCGGATTAAATAATTACGACACTCTATGAATTGTTAATTAGGCTTGTAAATTATCAAGTCCAAGACACTTCACTCACTCTCTTCACCCCAACCTTCTCGAGAGAGATTATGCATTCCTGATTGCTTCCGCGAATTTTCTATCTCCACAGGGAGATGGTAATTGCCAAGAATTGGGTGCATGTCACCATTGTCATGTCCTGATGGATCATCACCTTCGATGTAAGTGGTATTCATCATTGCAATTCCATGGGCGTCAGATACAGTGTTGACTGAATAGTTTGTGGCAATGTCAAAATAGCAATTGCAGTAGGTGAACAGTATGAATATATTGACAAATGCTGCCAAAACAAAATGTCAGCAGAACAAGAATTTCTGGTAAACAAGGCCAGTGAATTATATTGGCTGAAAGAGATGAACCAAGCAATCACAACCTCTTGTTGTTTTTACTGATTGGAAGGAGAAAACAAATTTCATCACAAATGAGGGGGAgtatattgaagaaactGATGAAAGTGCCTAGGGAGCCTCTCGAGTATGTCGAAATCGTATCTGTATCTGTCGATGTATGATACTATAGTTCAGGGAAAAACAAAGAATCCTATAATGTGTAAACGTTATGACAGtccgaagaagaagtgaaggCAGTAAAAAGTCGGCTTGTTGATCTGTTATTGTCCGACGAAGTCGAAAGTGAATCTCTTCGGTTACAGGAGTATTTTGTATTGTCCCGAACAAGTCCAAGTACTTCCACTCCGAAGTGAAACCCTTGAAGAGAAATAACATTgcatattgaaaaatatctcATCTAAGGGCTTTTTTTTGAGAATAGTCATCGTTCATTATCGGTCGGCAGAGATGCGACTTGAAAATTCTTCCATCGTACGACATTCTCTCCCCAGTGAGGGAATTGCAACAATTGAGGAAGGCGCGAGTttccttcaacttcaacatgCTACAACCAATACTCAAGATTGCAGAACATGCATCCTATTGGAGGAACGATTATGAAGTAAAGTCTGACGGTAGAAATAAATCCCTACCATAACCTCAATGCTGGTGGTTAGAAGAAGCCACTATGTTCATCCGACCCTCTTAAGCATCGTTAGTAGCACTAGATCTTCTGATTGAGAGATTAAGAGGTTTACAACACAAAGTCATTCTTTGAGTTTCGCCATTTGGCTTTCAAGTTGGCAAAAGCTACTGCAGATACCCTTCTTAAACCCATCTCACTCCAATCGCCACAGTTGGTGTGAGAATTTCACATTGTGTGTCtaccaaagaagaaagatgtcatcaatatccaaatttAATCCGTGCAGCCTACGGAATACAGAATTGATGCATGCACTTATGGATATGTTTGAGATCATATCAGAAGTATGATACTATACATCTATGTTGCGGTTTTGGTTCCATGGTGCCCTGCGGGGAAGTTTTGCCTAGCAGGTACAGAGCATTATCCCTTGGATGATTTGCCTGCTCTTCATCAGCGGTAGCGAGCACAGTTATATTCTAAGCTCTGCCAGCAAAACATGGGAGTTGTATCATTTATTGCGAGTGCGTCCGATGTCTGAGATTCTTGGGAGTCAGCCGTCGGTCGAACTGAGAGCTATTCCCCAGCTAGGAACCTCCATATCGCCCATGTGACAGGATAAGTCGTCCGCATTGAGTTCATTCTCACTGGTGCCCAATATCTCGTCTCACTGAAGATCATCTGCCACTTTCGCCTTCAGCTGCGGCGGAACTATTCTTTCAATGCACCCTTAGAGCCTGTTGAGCCTCCTCTGTGTTACGAGGTTCGAGTGCAGAGTTGccattgatatattgatgaattcCATCAAGAGAATTCATGACATATACAGCAGCAAACAGCGTTTCACCATGGCTCTTGCATTTTGCTTTGCTAATGATCATGATTCCGTTTCCATGACGTGCTGAACACATTGGGTCTCTTCACCCGGAAAAGAGAATTTCATTGAGCTCAGGTTATCCTGATGAGATCCGGAATGTCGGGTGCAACGGCTCATGTCTGATAGTTCTCTAGAGATAGGAATTATCAAGACCAATCGACTTTTGGTCGATTCTTGTGGTCAACAGTCGTTCTCTGTCGTACGTCACATGATACACCGAAAGTTCACCGAGCTTACTTAATGCCACGAGCAGCGTTTTCCAGCAAACACATTAGGTAAGCTCGTCACCAGTCCACCAGTCGTCCGTCCACTTCTCTAAGCCAAGCTTAAAACTAACCTAGCAGCTACCGAATTTCGAAGCCGATACGAGTTGCAATTCATGATAATCATTACAAGCGATACCATTGGTTCACTCTCCGCATTCAACCATCCTTCCCCGCAATATTTCCAAACTGAACTTGCCGTAGGCTTTCCCGTTGTTATTTCATACCTTTCTGACACTCCGTCCTAGCCTTCAATGCTCTTCGGGATTAGATCAAGGTAGTCAATTGAGGTTTAGAATGGATCAATGGCGCCCGAATGAAATGCCGTTAGAGGTTTCCGACCTCAACATGCAGTGCAGAgcaatttaatattttttattaaagtCTCACAATTTCcctttgcttttcttctgcaTTCTCATAACCATTCTACTTTGCTTGCAATCTTGCTTCAATCAAgttcccttcctcttccgtCAGATCTTGAGAACTTCTCTTTTTTAGCTATATAGTCACAACGATGGAGAAAAGTATGGCACCCCAGGAGAACATTGGAAACACTGGAAGTGTGGTGGAGAAGTATGATATTGTAATAGTCGGTGCTGGACCGGTAGGATTACTGCTCTCAACCTGTCTGGCACGTTGGGGTTACAAGATTAAGCACATCGATAACAGATCAGAGCCAACCAAAACTGGAAGAGCAGATGGTATTCAGCCTCGGTCCTTGGATCTATTACGGAACATGGGTTTGAAGCCTGCCATCATGGCATATGAGCCTGCGAAGGTCTACGAAGTCGCGTTCTGGGACCCGACTTCGGGAGGAAAGGGCATACACAGAACCGGAACATGGGCGAGTTGTCCTAGCTTTATCGACGCCAGATACCCTTTCACAACCCTGTTACATCAAGGAATGATTGAGAGGGTTTTCATTGCAGATCTAGAGAAGCACAATGTTCATATCGAGAGACCTTGGACGATAACAGGCTTCAAGACagatgagaaggaagatcCCGAGTATCCAGTAGAGGTCAATTTAGCTCAAGTTGAAGGTAGCGTAAAAGAGACAGTTAGAGCTAAGTATCTATTTGGTGGCGAAGGAGCTAGATCATTTGTGCGACAACAACTGAACATCGGTATCAAACACAAGGATCCAATCGCACATGTATGGGGTGTTATGGATGGGGTTGTTCAAACGGACTTTCCTGATATTAAGGTAAGCAATGTCTTCTTCTGCACATGATCTTAAGCTGCCAATTACTAATATCTTGATAGATGAAATGTACTATTCACTCAGATTTTGGATCTATCATGGTCATTCCTCGAGAAAACAACATGGTCCGTCTTTACATCCAGATTGCATCTTCGACCGATAAGGACTGGAATCCTAGAAAAACGGCgacggaagaagaagtgcAGGCATCTGCAAAGAAAATACTACAGCCGTACAACATTGAGTGGGAACGTGTGGAATGGTACTCTGTGTATCCAATTGGTCAAGGAATTGCGGAAAAGTATACTCTTGATCACAGAGTATTTATGGGCGGTGATGCCTGTCATACACACAGTGTAAGTCATCTAGTACTCCCATCCTAACATCAGCTAACAGGAAGCAGCCAAAAGCTGGACAGGGAATGAATACAGCCTTCCTGGATGCCCAAAACCTTGCGTGGAAAATTCACCATGTCGAATCAGGGTTCGCCGATCGATCTATCCTGCATTCATACGAGGCCGAGAGAAAGAAGGTTGCCGAAAACCTATTGGACTTTGATGCTAAATACGCAGCTCTATTCTCACAAAAGGCGCCAGCTGCTAAGGATGTAGAGGCAGCTACACAACGAGGAGCAGAGCACACAAACGTCGAGGGCGAGGAAAACGAATTCATCAAAACATTCAAAGAGTCCTGTGAATTTACCAGTGGCTATGGAGTGGCATACAACCCTAATACTCTGAACTGGTCATCATCTCATGCAGCACAATCCAGCGTCATAAATCCCAAGGGTAACAAGCTCCGAACCGGCCGTATCCTCACCAATTCCAATGTCACACGAGTCACGGATGCCAATGTTGTTCATCTCGAGCAAGAGATTCCCGTCAATGGTTCATTCCGAGTATACGTCTTTGCTGGAAAGCCTGCAACTACCAAGCAAGCACTCGATGATTTTGCACAAAACATTACCAAGAAGGGTTCATTCCTCTCCACGTATTTACGATCAGATGTCGATAAAGTATCTTACCACGAACGTCACAACCCTCACAGTCATTTCTTCACCTTCTGCACCATTTTCGCGGAGAAGAGGCAAAATATCGAGATTGCACGAGATGTTCCAAAGATCTTGGCTAGATATAGCGATCACGTCTATGCAGATGACATCTGGGATCGTGTAGTACCTGATGCAACGGCTTCGAGTCATAGCAAGATGGGattagatgaagaaagaggaggtGTGGTTGTTGTGCGACCAGATGGATATGTAGGAATTGTTGTGGCCCTGGAAGAAGGCAGCGTCACCGTGGACGCGCTGAATGAATATTTTGGAGCATTCTGCTCGAAAAAACTTGGAGAATCGAGGCCATCTCTGTAAAATCGATGGGGACCAAGACCTAGCATGCATTGTATGATTTGATACGAATGGTGTATAGAATGGGACTGGATTGGAGTTGGGCAAGAGCGTGCATTGTTATTGTACTTAGCatgtaaatatttattgaacATATCTACAGATACTTAAATGATGTTAAAACTGCATACAAACGTAACAATTGTTTATATGTAATAAAATGTGCAGACCGGTGCACTTTGTCGTTGTTTTCAATTACCACTTATTACCAGACATGCCAGAATCTGGGCCTGAACCCAGCTATGACCCGCCCCTGCTTTTCATTCCGGCACTAACAGCTCTCAtccaatcaaaaatctttGTCCTCCTCAAACCTTAAGTCGCCTTTCAGCAAAAGAAGTCCCATATCCCGTACATTCACTAGCTAAGGTACCTCCCTAGTACTTTGTActtctttctccatttcttctttcatcattGATTTGCCGCAAATCTCACAACCATCACTCCTCCAAAAACCCACAACTACATGCAATCCTCCCCAAATTTCAGCCCACTTGAAGGAACAGCACATCAACTATCAACAATCGACATCAATCAGGATTACTCGaaaatcatttgagatattaCTTTAACGCAGTTCTCGATGTTGGGCGATCCCAGCAACAAAGGAATTTCGCCTTTTCGTCATGACCAGTCTTAAGCGGAAAGCTAGTCAAGAGTTAACTCACAATTCGATAGAAGTTATTGAGGTATGTCCAGACCCTTAAAGCCTGATTAGCTTGAGCTGTTCAAGAGTATAGGAGCTGATATTCTAGTAAGCCGATTCACGGGGACGAGATGTTCGAGACTATATTGGGCTGGTTGCGGGGCGCTTTGGAATGGTTTCGCAGAAGGGTCGATCCATTATATACAGACATGAGCTACAGCAACATTGATGGTGAGTGGCACGGTAGTATTCTTATCTGCTGAATTCACTAAGAACTTTGTACAGTCGTTGCAGACGAACATATCCAGAGGGCAGAAGCGAGAGAAGATGGGTCAACTGCGGTCAAGCGGCAGAGAAATAAATCGAGGAGCAAGACGAATCGAAGaacatcatcacatcaacGAAGgacaaaatcaataaatatggACCAAACAAAGAGCTTATCGGAAGAAGAGCTGAGGGCAGAGGCTGACGCGCAATGGATCCCCCCCGCTTTCGGTGCTCCTACGAAATCCGTAGAACGAGAGGTTATAGTAATATCGGATGATGAGGGGGAAAGTGAAGAGGAAAGACCAAAGTCGATAGCGGATGCGCTGCAGTCACAGCAACCACCCAAGGCTCCCACCACACGCCTCCAGCCGATGAGAAACCTGAGACGCACATCCACGGCTACAGCTACGGCCACGGCCACTGTTGAGAGTTCTTTACATGACCGTTTGGCCATTTTATTAACGTTAGGTGATGAAGACGATAAATCTGGACGGCCGCCATTACCTATCTCGACACGAGCtcaagaaaagatcaagaggGATTTGGAAGCGCGACAGCTCAaggaaaagcaagaaaagatTCGAATCGCAAAGGAACGCAGACTGACACGGCGAGATCCATCGAACCGGTTAGTCCATGCGTTGGACGACAAATGGGAGGACAATGTTTGTGAGGCTCTTGATCGTGCTCGGAAAAATGGGAATTTGCCAATCACCCAATCGCAGGGTGGCACTCCATTACATTACAAAGACTTTGGAACTTTACTGGGCAGAAATTCATGGCTCAACGATGAGATTATCAACACTTATATCGAATGGGTGGTGGAAGCTGCAAACGAATTCGCTAAAGAAGAGGCAAAGGCTTTCGGGGAACCTGTAGGGAAAGTGCCAAAATTCATCGCACACAATAGCTTCTTTTACGAGAACTTGGATAAGAAAGGTCCAAGCAGTACACAACGTCTGATGGGTAGGAAGAAAGCTCCCGGAGTCTTGCTGCTTGAGGTTGACACGGTGTTCGTTCCTATCTGCAGAGGTAGTCATTGGACTGTTGGCGTTGTACGACCGATGGCTAGGACTATTGAGTATTTTGATAGTTTGCAAGGTTCTTCAAAAACGTTCATCAAACTGATGCGAGGTTGGTTGAAATTTCAACTCGGTGCGGATTacaaagaagatgaatggaaGACCCCGAACACTGGATGTACTCGACAAATGAACGGTTATGATTGTGGAGTATTCGTCTGTACAAATGCTCTTTGCGTTGCTCTGGGCGTCAATACCGACTGTTATAATGGGACGGATATGACGACCATGAGAAGGAACATCGCTGCGCTCTTAATTAATAAAGGCTTTCAAGGAGATTTCGCTTGGGGCCGGGGAGTTTTTTAAATgtgttttgtgtttttgggaCAGGCGTTTTTGAGCAAGGACAAAGGAACGATACCCATGATGTGTTGTATAAAAAATGGCAGGTTGCCGGAAGGGTTTTAAAGATGCATTTTGATAGATGGAGTCTTGgtcaagaagaggaaaggggaggggaaagaaaaggcgaGGCACTGAATCTCATTGCACGGGCGAGAAGAGCTCGGGATGATTGCTCCGTATGCTTGACACGAACACATGCAGAAGATGGCACGGTCTATTCCATCTGATAGAGCCTTGTACCTGCTTACTTATGCTGGTGGGTTGA is part of the Botrytis cinerea B05.10 chromosome 13, complete sequence genome and harbors:
- the Bculp1 gene encoding Bculp1; translation: MTSLKRKASQELTHNSIEVIEPIHGDEMFETILGWLRGALEWFRRRVDPLYTDMSYSNIDVVADEHIQRAEAREDGSTAVKRQRNKSRSKTNRRTSSHQRRTKSINMDQTKSLSEEELRAEADAQWIPPAFGAPTKSVEREVIVISDDEGESEEERPKSIADALQSQQPPKAPTTRLQPMRNLRRTSTATATATATVESSLHDRLAILLTLGDEDDKSGRPPLPISTRAQEKIKRDLEARQLKEKQEKIRIAKERRLTRRDPSNRLVHALDDKWEDNVCEALDRARKNGNLPITQSQGGTPLHYKDFGTLLGRNSWLNDEIINTYIEWVVEAANEFAKEEAKAFGEPVGKVPKFIAHNSFFYENLDKKGPSSTQRLMGRKKAPGVLLLEVDTVFVPICRGSHWTVGVVRPMARTIEYFDSLQGSSKTFIKLMRGWLKFQLGADYKEDEWKTPNTGCTRQMNGYDCGVFVCTNALCVALGVNTDCYNGTDMTTMRRNIAALLINKGFQGDFAWGRGVF